Proteins from a genomic interval of Amycolatopsis sp. cg13:
- a CDS encoding RHS repeat-associated core domain-containing protein, which yields MSNPLIAETKDSTKAYSGITLLESGEMVKSGIESGDWASIAMGAVGVALDVLSTAMDPFGSILAAGVGWLIEHVGPLKQALEALTGKADEIKAQAETWQNVAKELESIGKDLTACVEKDLQSWTGEAADSYRERTKDVANLLGAAQKGTEGAASGVKTAGEVVAAVRMLVRDIIAQLVGHLISWALQVLFTAGIGMAWVLPQVVGAVAKTAAQLAKITKQLVAALKALMPLLKKAGVLFEDAAKALKGIKGGKPKPSGAPKNIETKPKSEPKPEHGGDSTTASGDHSGPPKDETKPQGDHSQPPKDETKPQGNHSEEPPPSDRSGNPGETVKTPPKDDPKAGDTRGGKDECKTAGDPVDVVRGSVLIADVDLELPSPLVLDRLHVSSYRSGRWFGPSWTSTVDQRLEADSEFIRFYAADGRILVYARTGGLPLEGPRRPLTATDDGGYLLADPVNGTELRFGPGRGGVFPLLAATDAAGDRMDVEYDESGAPRLIRHSAGYRVALDAEAGRVTAIRVLGEGKEPVLVRTFGYDERGRLVRVFNSSGLATQYDYDADGRITGWQDRNGIWYRYIYDADGRCVRTVGDRGVYDGEFAYDREQRITRYTNALGHVTEFHFNETSQPTKEVSPLGAATVSTWDRYDRLLSRTDPLGRTTGFEYTAEGLLTAVVRPDGSRAQVSSAPDGTLTVTVETAERTWRRAYPPGTAPDLFTAQAGIAATEFAQDRQLTGGEPPRGEPDPVERDQFGRPRVVADGTRFGWTVDGSQASRTGPSGRHEEWRYDAEGNLVERTDARFEYGPFDLPVAKIDATGARTSYEYDTELRLVRITDPAGLTWNYTYDADNRLIAESDFDGRERQFAYDAAGQLVRSVDGLGAVTEYRYDALGNVIERRTDSGTISYEYDPVGFLARATEGSCVLEIERDEDGRVVRESVDGRAVSYVHDPSGMRRTTPSGSVSKWSFDDAGKAVALSTAGHEVLFRHDEAGHEVERVLGGNTVLAQAFDAEHQLVAQTLAAGNQIRQRREYHYRPDGHLIGVDDTLSGSTRYQLDAVGRVTAVSRRDGQETYRYDPSGNIRHAQLPFAEADSGSRGYTGNRLAAAGSVRYVHDGQGRLVARHENSRTWTYRWDAQDRLLAVETPDGVEWRYRYDPLGRRIAKQRWLPGAETPAEETLFSWSGQLLVEQEHRLAGSAPLTLTWDHLPGTVRPVTQTELLGRSARFFSFVTDPVGTPVGLVDAYGTVAWRASGSLWGRTRPGATPLRFPGQYADDETGLHYNVFRYYDPGTGRYLSQDPLGLAPAPNPAAYVPNPLADADPLGLGNCLGRQKSGPNDDARPNETPGGGNNAGHVQDTNPSSAPPREPTPPPREPTPPPREPTPPPRTFEEKVAKYREEIGLSPDNNVKILKLPDDAKLNTRLGDLPEGSTHKLRPGEEDQLVGEAMGMPRNELLADPEFGGYGANQYLKDLQGGGGYAHSNNLVAVKHNASDAEIFHELGHSKQNENGFNAGGGGNTNRVVLEYHNILHNESKWGGGGGPVRTHYEIDQVPVGERNRTWADVENHVANRPAGDPLRTQTDNAMKEIDQVLRENPRFQPHADEIRNNMANEYFKHLPMDG from the coding sequence GTGAGCAACCCGTTGATCGCGGAGACGAAGGACTCGACCAAGGCGTATTCGGGCATCACGCTGCTCGAATCGGGCGAGATGGTGAAGTCCGGCATCGAATCCGGCGACTGGGCGTCGATCGCGATGGGGGCGGTCGGGGTCGCGCTGGACGTGCTGTCGACCGCGATGGACCCGTTCGGGTCGATCCTCGCGGCGGGCGTCGGCTGGCTGATCGAGCACGTCGGGCCGCTGAAGCAGGCGCTGGAGGCGCTGACCGGCAAGGCCGACGAGATCAAGGCGCAGGCCGAGACGTGGCAGAACGTCGCGAAAGAGCTCGAAAGCATCGGCAAGGACCTGACCGCCTGCGTCGAGAAGGACCTGCAGAGCTGGACCGGCGAAGCGGCCGACTCCTACCGCGAGCGGACCAAGGACGTGGCGAACCTGCTCGGTGCCGCGCAGAAGGGCACCGAGGGCGCGGCGTCCGGGGTGAAGACCGCGGGCGAGGTCGTCGCGGCCGTGCGGATGCTGGTGCGCGACATCATCGCGCAGCTCGTCGGACACCTGATCAGCTGGGCGTTGCAAGTGCTGTTCACCGCCGGGATCGGGATGGCGTGGGTGCTGCCGCAGGTGGTCGGCGCCGTCGCGAAGACCGCCGCGCAGCTGGCCAAGATCACCAAGCAGCTGGTCGCCGCGCTCAAGGCGCTGATGCCGTTGCTGAAGAAGGCGGGCGTCCTGTTCGAGGACGCGGCGAAGGCGTTGAAGGGCATCAAGGGCGGCAAGCCCAAGCCGTCGGGCGCGCCGAAGAACATCGAGACGAAGCCGAAGTCAGAGCCTAAGCCGGAGCACGGCGGGGACTCGACCACCGCCTCCGGAGATCATTCCGGTCCGCCGAAGGACGAGACCAAACCGCAGGGCGACCATTCCCAGCCGCCGAAGGACGAAACGAAACCGCAGGGCAACCACTCCGAGGAGCCGCCGCCGTCGGACCGGAGCGGCAACCCGGGCGAGACCGTTAAGACCCCGCCGAAGGACGACCCGAAAGCGGGCGACACCCGGGGCGGCAAGGACGAGTGCAAGACCGCCGGGGACCCGGTCGACGTCGTGCGCGGCTCCGTCCTGATCGCGGACGTCGACCTCGAACTGCCGAGCCCGCTCGTGCTCGACCGGCTGCACGTCTCGTCCTACCGGTCCGGCCGCTGGTTCGGCCCGAGCTGGACGTCGACGGTGGACCAGCGGCTCGAAGCCGACTCCGAATTTATCCGATTCTACGCGGCGGACGGCCGGATCCTGGTGTACGCACGCACCGGAGGGCTGCCGTTGGAAGGCCCGCGCCGCCCGCTGACCGCGACCGACGACGGCGGATACTTGCTGGCAGATCCGGTCAACGGCACGGAATTGCGCTTCGGCCCCGGTCGCGGCGGCGTCTTCCCGCTGCTGGCCGCGACCGACGCCGCGGGCGACCGGATGGACGTCGAGTACGACGAAAGCGGCGCTCCCCGGCTGATCCGCCACTCCGCGGGCTACCGCGTGGCACTCGACGCCGAGGCAGGCCGCGTCACCGCGATCCGGGTGCTCGGCGAGGGCAAGGAACCGGTGCTGGTCCGCACTTTCGGCTACGACGAACGGGGAAGGCTGGTCCGGGTCTTCAATTCCTCCGGCCTGGCAACGCAATACGACTACGACGCCGACGGCCGGATCACCGGCTGGCAGGATCGCAACGGCATCTGGTACCGCTACATCTACGACGCCGACGGCCGCTGCGTCCGCACAGTCGGCGACCGGGGCGTGTACGACGGCGAGTTCGCCTACGACCGCGAGCAGCGGATCACCCGCTACACCAACGCTTTGGGCCACGTCACGGAGTTCCACTTCAACGAAACCTCGCAGCCGACCAAGGAAGTCAGCCCGCTCGGCGCGGCCACAGTGTCCACATGGGACCGTTACGACCGGTTGCTGTCGCGCACCGATCCGCTCGGCCGCACCACCGGGTTCGAGTACACCGCCGAGGGCTTGCTGACCGCGGTCGTCCGTCCGGACGGCAGCCGCGCGCAGGTCAGCTCCGCGCCGGACGGCACGCTGACCGTCACCGTCGAGACCGCCGAACGCACCTGGCGGCGCGCCTATCCGCCGGGCACCGCGCCGGATCTGTTCACCGCGCAGGCCGGGATCGCCGCGACCGAGTTCGCCCAGGACCGCCAGCTGACCGGGGGAGAGCCGCCGCGCGGCGAGCCCGACCCGGTGGAGCGCGACCAGTTCGGCCGCCCGCGCGTGGTGGCCGACGGCACCCGGTTCGGCTGGACGGTCGACGGGAGCCAGGCCAGCCGGACCGGCCCGTCCGGGCGGCACGAGGAATGGCGTTACGACGCCGAGGGAAACCTCGTGGAACGCACGGACGCCCGTTTCGAATACGGCCCGTTCGACCTGCCGGTCGCTAAGATCGACGCCACCGGCGCCCGCACTTCGTACGAGTACGACACCGAACTGCGGCTCGTCCGGATCACCGATCCGGCGGGCCTGACCTGGAACTACACCTACGACGCCGACAACAGGCTCATCGCGGAAAGCGACTTCGACGGCCGCGAGCGGCAGTTCGCCTACGACGCGGCGGGCCAGCTCGTGCGGTCGGTCGACGGGCTGGGCGCGGTCACTGAATACCGCTACGACGCGCTCGGCAACGTGATCGAGCGTCGCACGGACAGCGGGACCATCAGCTACGAGTACGACCCCGTCGGCTTCCTCGCGCGCGCCACCGAGGGTTCCTGCGTGCTGGAGATCGAGCGCGACGAAGACGGCCGCGTAGTCCGGGAATCGGTCGACGGCCGCGCGGTCTCGTACGTCCACGATCCTTCGGGAATGCGCCGCACCACCCCGTCCGGCTCGGTCAGCAAGTGGAGCTTCGACGACGCTGGGAAGGCAGTCGCGCTGTCGACCGCCGGACACGAAGTGCTTTTCCGCCACGACGAAGCGGGCCACGAGGTCGAACGCGTCCTGGGCGGAAATACCGTGCTGGCACAGGCTTTCGACGCCGAGCACCAGCTGGTCGCGCAAACTTTGGCCGCGGGCAACCAGATCCGGCAGCGGCGCGAGTACCACTACCGCCCGGACGGCCACCTGATCGGGGTGGACGACACCCTGTCCGGCTCCACGCGATACCAGCTCGACGCCGTCGGCCGCGTCACCGCGGTGTCCCGGCGGGACGGCCAAGAGACCTACCGCTACGACCCGTCCGGCAACATCCGGCATGCGCAACTCCCGTTCGCCGAAGCGGATTCCGGTTCGCGCGGCTACACCGGAAACCGGCTCGCCGCGGCCGGCTCGGTGCGGTATGTCCACGATGGACAGGGGCGCCTCGTCGCCCGCCACGAGAACTCGCGCACCTGGACCTACCGCTGGGACGCGCAGGATCGGTTGCTGGCCGTGGAAACCCCGGACGGCGTGGAATGGCGCTACCGCTACGACCCGCTGGGCCGTCGCATCGCCAAACAACGCTGGCTGCCCGGCGCGGAAACCCCGGCCGAGGAGACGCTGTTCTCGTGGAGCGGCCAGCTCCTGGTCGAACAGGAACACCGGCTGGCCGGGTCCGCCCCGCTCACGCTGACGTGGGACCACCTGCCCGGCACCGTGCGCCCGGTGACGCAGACCGAGTTGCTGGGCCGCAGCGCCCGGTTCTTCTCGTTCGTCACCGACCCGGTCGGCACGCCGGTGGGTCTGGTGGACGCCTACGGCACCGTCGCCTGGCGCGCGTCCGGTTCGCTGTGGGGCCGCACCCGCCCGGGCGCCACGCCGCTGCGGTTCCCCGGCCAGTACGCGGACGACGAGACCGGCTTGCACTACAACGTTTTCCGCTACTACGACCCCGGCACCGGCCGCTACCTGAGCCAGGACCCGCTCGGCCTCGCCCCGGCCCCGAATCCGGCCGCCTACGTGCCCAACCCGCTCGCCGACGCCGACCCGCTGGGCCTTGGCAACTGCCTGGGCAGGCAGAAATCCGGCCCGAACGACGACGCACGCCCGAACGAAACCCCGGGCGGCGGCAACAACGCCGGACACGTGCAGGACACCAATCCGTCGTCCGCGCCGCCGCGCGAACCCACTCCGCCGCCGCGCGAGCCGACGCCTCCGCCCCGGGAACCGACCCCGCCGCCGCGCACGTTCGAGGAGAAGGTCGCCAAATACCGGGAAGAAATCGGCCTGAGCCCGGACAACAACGTGAAGATCCTCAAGCTCCCGGACGACGCCAAGCTGAACACCCGGCTGGGAGACCTGCCGGAGGGCTCGACGCACAAGCTCCGGCCGGGGGAAGAGGACCAGCTCGTCGGCGAGGCCATGGGCATGCCCCGGAACGAGCTGCTGGCGGATCCCGAGTTCGGCGGTTACGGGGCGAACCAGTACCTCAAGGACCTCCAGGGCGGTGGCGGCTACGCGCACTCCAACAACCTGGTCGCGGTCAAGCACAACGCCTCGGACGCGGAAATCTTCCACGAACTGGGCCATTCCAAACAGAACGAGAACGGATTCAACGCGGGCGGCGGGGGCAACACCAACCGGGTCGTTCTCGAGTACCACAACATCCTGCACAACGAGAGCAAATGGGGCGGAGGCGGCGGCCCGGTGCGCACCCACTACGAGATCGACCAGGTCCCCGTCGGCGAACGGAACCGCACCTGGGCGGACGTGGAGAACCACGTGGCGAACCGCCCCGCCGGCGACCCGCTGCGGACCCAGACCGACAACGCGATGAAAGAGATCGACCAGGTGCTGCGGGAGAACCCGCGTTTTCAGCCGCACGCGGACGAAATCAGGAACAACATGGCCAACGAGTACTTCAAGCACCTGCCCATGGACGGGTGA
- a CDS encoding YbjQ family protein: MTQAVPAQTPQFPILLSTMNDLPGYRVVRVFGEVFGLTVRSRNMFSNIGSGFKAMGGGELKGLTKLLSDSRHEALFRLCQEAMQHGANAVLALRFDCNEIAGTASEIAAYGTAVYVVPDGAQQQAPQQQQAAPQQAAPQQQYAQAPQQQYQAQPPQA; this comes from the coding sequence ATGACTCAAGCCGTGCCAGCGCAAACGCCGCAGTTCCCGATCCTGCTGTCCACGATGAACGATCTGCCCGGGTACCGCGTGGTCCGCGTGTTCGGCGAGGTCTTCGGGCTCACCGTCCGCAGCCGCAACATGTTCTCCAACATCGGGTCGGGGTTCAAGGCGATGGGAGGCGGCGAGCTCAAGGGCCTCACGAAGCTGCTGTCGGACTCGCGCCACGAAGCCCTCTTCCGGCTGTGCCAGGAAGCGATGCAGCACGGGGCCAACGCAGTGCTCGCGCTGCGCTTCGACTGCAACGAGATCGCGGGCACCGCCAGCGAAATCGCCGCCTACGGCACCGCGGTGTATGTGGTCCCGGACGGTGCCCAGCAGCAGGCTCCGCAACAGCAGCAGGCCGCTCCGCAGCAGGCCGCTCCGCAGCAGCAGTACGCGCAGGCGCCGCAGCAGCAGTACCAGGCTCAGCCGCCGCAGGCCTGA
- a CDS encoding FAD-dependent monooxygenase produces the protein MRVLIAGGGVAGTVTAMALRLAGHEPVVFEAHPSGGADAGAFLVVMHNGMNALRAIDADSPVIEASFASTGMELVGPDGTTLGAHEFDRELDGPRTLTRAALYRALQQEAERRGVQIVHGKRLVSATEGGTATFQDGTTESGDVLVGADGLHSVVRTLIDPQAEPPRFTGLTVVYGYTRAEGLPPAPGIYRMFRGSRAAFGYTTAPDGATFWFARVPDSERSRAEIAAVTPEGWREFTHAAFADDPLPCAEIVAATGDDVHGGHSYDLPTTRLWSTSSMVLAGDAAHAASPAAGQGASMALEDAVVLGQCLRDLPDAPAAFAAYDRLRRARAEKLVAASAGNDVGAERGWAYRHHLDWSARITA, from the coding sequence ATGCGGGTTTTGATCGCAGGCGGCGGAGTCGCGGGCACGGTCACGGCGATGGCGCTGCGGCTGGCCGGGCACGAGCCGGTGGTGTTCGAGGCGCATCCCAGCGGGGGAGCGGACGCGGGTGCGTTCCTCGTAGTGATGCACAACGGCATGAACGCGTTGCGCGCGATCGACGCCGACTCTCCGGTGATCGAGGCGTCCTTCGCCTCCACCGGCATGGAGCTCGTCGGTCCGGACGGAACCACGCTCGGCGCGCATGAGTTCGACCGCGAACTCGACGGCCCGCGCACCCTCACCCGCGCCGCGCTTTACCGGGCGCTGCAACAGGAAGCGGAACGCCGAGGCGTCCAGATCGTCCACGGCAAGCGCTTGGTCTCCGCCACCGAGGGCGGCACCGCGACCTTCCAAGACGGCACCACCGAGTCCGGCGATGTGCTCGTCGGCGCGGACGGCCTGCATTCGGTGGTCCGCACGCTCATCGATCCGCAGGCCGAGCCGCCGCGCTTCACCGGCCTGACCGTCGTCTACGGCTACACCCGCGCCGAAGGACTTCCTCCCGCACCCGGCATCTACCGGATGTTCCGCGGCAGCCGCGCCGCGTTCGGCTACACCACCGCTCCGGACGGCGCGACGTTCTGGTTCGCCCGCGTCCCCGACTCCGAACGCTCGCGCGCCGAGATCGCCGCCGTCACGCCGGAAGGCTGGCGTGAGTTCACCCACGCCGCCTTCGCCGACGACCCGCTGCCGTGCGCCGAGATCGTGGCCGCGACCGGCGACGACGTGCACGGCGGTCACTCCTACGACCTGCCGACCACCCGCTTGTGGTCGACGTCGTCGATGGTGCTGGCCGGTGATGCCGCCCACGCGGCGTCGCCCGCGGCCGGACAAGGCGCGTCGATGGCGCTGGAAGACGCGGTGGTGCTCGGCCAATGCCTGCGCGATCTCCCGGACGCGCCCGCAGCGTTCGCGGCCTACGACCGGCTGCGCCGCGCCCGGGCCGAAAAGCTCGTGGCAGCCAGCGCGGGCAACGACGTCGGAGCGGAACGAGGGTGGGCATATCGGCATCATCTGGACTGGAGTGCGCGAATCACAGCGTGA
- a CDS encoding aminotransferase class I/II-fold pyridoxal phosphate-dependent enzyme, with protein MTTAPVDVDTARRDYAALVERGLSLDITRGKPSPRQLDLSADLLTLPNGQYKAEDGTDTRNYGGLKGLPELRRIFADALQVPVEQLFAAGNSSLELMHDTIAQAMLSTLPGATRRWADEPRIAMLCPVPGYDRHFALAERFGIELIPVPMTETGPDMDAVERLVADDAAVKGIWCVPKYSNPTGVTFSAETAGRLAAMPAAAPDFRIVWDNAYAVHHLTDDEPELADILTLCAEAGNPDRAFVFGSTSKITFAGAGVGFFGASEANLAWWQSVLSKRTIGPDKVNQLRHALFLKDADGVRALMRKHAELIAPKFAAVERILSEELGDLATWTKPTGGYFISLTVPEGTAKEVVRLAKEAGVALTPAGATHPHGDDPADAVIRIAPTFPELPEVEEAVRALAVCVRLAVAQRA; from the coding sequence ATGACCACAGCTCCTGTCGACGTCGACACCGCCCGTCGCGACTACGCTGCGCTGGTCGAGCGCGGCCTGTCCCTGGACATCACCCGCGGCAAGCCGTCGCCCCGGCAGCTCGACCTCTCCGCAGATCTCCTGACGCTGCCGAACGGCCAGTACAAGGCCGAGGACGGCACCGACACCCGCAACTACGGCGGGCTCAAGGGGCTGCCGGAGCTGCGCCGCATCTTCGCCGACGCGCTGCAGGTGCCGGTCGAGCAGCTGTTCGCGGCGGGCAACTCCAGCCTGGAGCTGATGCACGACACCATCGCCCAGGCGATGCTCAGCACCCTGCCGGGCGCCACGCGCCGCTGGGCCGACGAGCCCCGCATCGCGATGCTGTGCCCGGTGCCCGGCTACGACCGGCACTTCGCGCTCGCCGAGCGGTTCGGCATCGAGCTGATCCCGGTGCCGATGACCGAAACCGGTCCGGACATGGACGCCGTCGAGCGCCTCGTCGCCGACGACGCCGCGGTCAAGGGCATCTGGTGCGTGCCGAAGTACTCCAACCCGACCGGCGTCACCTTCAGCGCCGAGACTGCGGGCCGGCTCGCCGCGATGCCGGCCGCCGCGCCGGACTTCCGGATCGTCTGGGACAACGCCTACGCGGTGCACCACCTCACCGACGACGAGCCGGAGCTGGCCGACATCCTCACGCTCTGCGCCGAGGCCGGGAACCCGGACCGCGCGTTCGTGTTCGGCTCCACCTCGAAGATCACCTTCGCCGGGGCCGGCGTCGGGTTCTTCGGCGCGTCCGAGGCCAACCTGGCCTGGTGGCAGAGCGTGCTCAGCAAGCGCACCATCGGCCCGGACAAGGTCAACCAGCTGCGCCACGCGCTGTTCCTCAAGGACGCCGACGGCGTCCGCGCGCTCATGCGCAAGCACGCCGAGCTGATCGCGCCCAAGTTCGCCGCCGTCGAGCGCATCCTCAGCGAGGAGCTGGGCGACCTCGCGACCTGGACCAAGCCGACCGGCGGGTACTTCATTTCGCTGACGGTCCCGGAGGGCACCGCGAAGGAGGTCGTGCGGCTGGCCAAGGAGGCGGGCGTCGCGCTGACCCCGGCCGGGGCCACCCACCCGCACGGCGACGACCCGGCCGACGCGGTCATCCGCATCGCGCCGACCTTCCCCGAGCTGCCCGAGGTGGAGGAGGCCGTCCGCGCCCTCGCCGTTTGCGTGCGGCTCGCGGTCGCGCAGCGCGCCTGA
- a CDS encoding GDSL-type esterase/lipase family protein gives MQWITTEIGEEFVRGALELERTPQGLLPHRLTARARAQNTDSRLALAETQPSGVRLAFRTESTAIELDTHRTKVGYAGVPPLPDGGYDLVLNGRSAGSATVSGGDELILDMMTGSGETRPGPPGTVRFSDLPSGVKDIEIWLPHNETTRLVALRTTAPISPLPPAGRVWLHHGSSISHGTGAAGPSQTWAALAAAAAGVDLINLGFSGSALLDPFTARAMRDTPADLISVKLGINIVNADLMRLRAFGPAVHGFLDTIREGQPDVPLVVISPWLCPIHEDTPGPGAPDFSAGTLRFKATGDPSAVAEGKLTLKVIRKELAQIVTAREDPGLYYVDGLSLYGEGDFAAHPLPDALHPDAATHRFAGERFVKQVFGDGGPFAE, from the coding sequence ATGCAGTGGATCACCACCGAGATCGGCGAAGAGTTCGTGCGCGGTGCACTTGAGCTGGAACGCACGCCGCAGGGCTTGCTGCCGCACCGGCTGACCGCACGGGCGCGGGCGCAGAACACCGACAGCAGGCTCGCGCTGGCCGAGACCCAGCCGTCCGGCGTGCGCCTGGCGTTCCGCACCGAGTCGACCGCCATCGAACTGGACACCCACCGCACGAAGGTCGGCTACGCGGGCGTCCCGCCGCTGCCGGACGGCGGCTACGACCTGGTGCTGAACGGACGTTCGGCCGGTTCCGCCACGGTGTCGGGCGGCGACGAACTGATCCTCGACATGATGACCGGCTCCGGCGAAACCCGCCCCGGCCCGCCCGGCACGGTCCGGTTCTCCGATCTGCCCTCGGGTGTCAAGGACATCGAGATCTGGTTGCCGCACAACGAAACCACTCGCCTGGTCGCGTTGCGCACCACTGCCCCGATCTCGCCGCTGCCGCCCGCTGGACGCGTCTGGCTGCACCACGGCAGCTCGATCAGCCACGGCACCGGCGCGGCCGGGCCGTCCCAGACGTGGGCCGCGCTCGCTGCCGCGGCCGCCGGGGTGGACCTGATCAACCTGGGCTTCAGCGGGAGCGCGCTGCTGGACCCGTTCACCGCGCGGGCGATGCGGGACACGCCCGCCGATCTGATCAGCGTGAAGCTGGGAATCAACATCGTGAACGCCGACCTGATGCGATTGCGCGCTTTCGGCCCGGCGGTGCATGGGTTCTTGGACACGATCCGGGAGGGTCAGCCGGATGTCCCACTGGTGGTGATCTCGCCGTGGCTGTGCCCGATCCACGAGGACACGCCCGGGCCGGGTGCGCCGGACTTCAGTGCCGGAACCCTGCGCTTCAAGGCGACTGGCGATCCTTCTGCGGTGGCGGAGGGGAAGCTGACGCTGAAGGTGATCCGGAAGGAGCTGGCGCAGATCGTGACGGCTCGGGAAGATCCGGGGCTGTATTACGTGGACGGGCTTTCGCTGTACGGGGAAGGGGATTTCGCCGCGCATCCGCTGCCGGACGCGCTGCATCCGGACGCGGCTACGCACCGGTTTGCCGGGGAACGGTTTGTCAAGCAGGTCTTCGGGGACGGTGGTCCGTTCGCGGAATGA
- a CDS encoding methylenetetrahydrofolate reductase codes for MADHTLRAKLTDSGSGVLLFGITPPRLSTSPERIREITAATLARLSDLDVDGLALYDIDDESDRNPEERPFPYLPTLDPALYHAGYLSEWDRPAVIYRCVGKYPGDELRDWLRTADTERVLSVFVGASSKGKEVHTRLSEAQALRREVRPDLLLGGVAITERPDEHLRLIAKQQAGCAYFISQVIYSADAAKSMVSDYFYACREQQLEPKPVLFTLSVCGSAKTLAFLKWLGVHVPRWLENSLRHADDTLAESYEQCLANARELAAFCRKLGMPFGFLVESVSIRKVEIEASVSLAREVSGLLGRTG; via the coding sequence ATGGCGGACCACACTCTCCGGGCAAAGCTGACCGACTCCGGCAGCGGCGTGCTGCTCTTCGGCATCACCCCGCCGCGCCTCAGCACCTCCCCCGAGCGGATCCGGGAGATCACCGCCGCCACTCTCGCGCGGCTCAGCGACCTCGACGTCGACGGCCTCGCCCTCTACGACATCGACGACGAGAGCGACCGCAATCCCGAGGAGCGGCCGTTCCCCTACCTGCCGACCCTCGACCCCGCCCTCTACCACGCGGGCTATCTCAGCGAGTGGGACCGGCCGGCGGTGATCTACCGGTGCGTCGGCAAGTACCCCGGGGACGAGCTGCGCGACTGGCTGCGGACCGCCGACACCGAGCGGGTGCTGTCGGTCTTCGTCGGGGCGTCCTCGAAGGGCAAGGAAGTGCACACCCGGCTGTCCGAGGCGCAGGCGTTGCGCCGCGAAGTGCGGCCGGACCTGCTGCTCGGCGGCGTCGCCATCACCGAGCGGCCCGACGAGCACCTCCGGCTGATCGCCAAGCAACAAGCCGGCTGCGCGTACTTCATCTCGCAGGTGATCTACAGCGCCGACGCGGCCAAGAGCATGGTCTCCGACTACTTCTACGCGTGCCGCGAGCAGCAGCTCGAACCGAAACCGGTCCTGTTCACCCTCTCGGTGTGCGGTTCGGCGAAAACGCTGGCGTTCCTCAAGTGGCTCGGCGTCCACGTCCCGCGCTGGCTGGAGAATTCCCTGCGCCACGCGGACGACACGCTGGCCGAGTCCTACGAACAGTGCCTGGCCAACGCCCGCGAACTCGCCGCGTTCTGCCGCAAGCTCGGGATGCCGTTCGGGTTCCTCGTGGAGAGCGTGTCGATCCGCAAGGTCGAGATCGAGGCGTCAGTGTCCCTCGCGCGAGAGGTCAGCGGGCTGCTCGGCCGGACCGGTTAA
- a CDS encoding MlaD family protein, translating to MNTRKVRIQLLVFFAIAIVSVAYAGGHYAGLDRIFGNRGYHVTLKLADSGGVFVNSEVAYRGVTVGRVGAMTLTPQGIDVRLDIDSGGPDIPSALHAQVANRSAVGEQFVDLLPDRESGPYLEDGAVITQDRTSLPATPDSVLTHLDGLVASVHPESLKTVVDETYDAFAGSGPELQKLLDSTSSLTATAAQYVPDTQGLLANSKTVFATQERQAQNITAFASGLKTIAGQLKSSDPAIRKVIDEAPQLSRQISDVLATSGTDLGVLFANSLTTAQVTSMRKDAIEELLVAYPVISAFSPTTSPDGTGHLGVVFNFFDPHSCTKGYEGTKQRPANDTSEAPVNMNAYCAEPPGSPTEVRGAQNAPYAGKPPAIPAAPKASAPSDQGSQQQLPGLLGQLTAPLKGGLGALLGGS from the coding sequence ATGAATACGCGCAAAGTCCGGATCCAGCTGCTGGTGTTCTTCGCGATCGCCATCGTGTCGGTGGCGTACGCGGGCGGGCATTACGCCGGTCTCGACCGGATTTTCGGCAACCGCGGCTACCACGTGACGCTCAAACTCGCCGACTCCGGCGGGGTTTTCGTGAACTCCGAAGTCGCCTACCGGGGCGTGACGGTCGGCCGGGTCGGGGCCATGACGCTCACCCCGCAAGGCATCGACGTCCGCCTCGACATCGACTCCGGCGGCCCGGACATCCCGTCCGCGCTGCACGCGCAGGTCGCGAACCGGTCGGCGGTGGGGGAGCAGTTCGTGGACCTGCTGCCGGACCGCGAGTCCGGCCCGTACCTGGAGGACGGCGCGGTGATCACGCAGGACCGCACGTCGCTGCCCGCGACGCCGGATTCCGTGCTGACCCATCTCGACGGCCTGGTCGCGAGCGTCCATCCGGAGTCGTTGAAGACCGTGGTGGACGAGACGTACGACGCGTTCGCCGGTTCCGGGCCGGAGTTGCAGAAGCTGTTGGACAGCACCAGTTCCCTCACCGCGACGGCCGCGCAGTACGTCCCGGACACGCAAGGCTTGCTGGCGAATTCGAAGACCGTGTTCGCCACGCAGGAACGGCAGGCGCAGAACATCACGGCGTTCGCGTCCGGGCTGAAGACGATCGCCGGGCAGCTGAAATCGTCGGATCCGGCTATCCGCAAGGTGATCGACGAGGCTCCGCAGCTGAGCCGCCAGATCAGCGACGTGCTCGCGACGTCCGGGACCGACCTCGGGGTGCTGTTCGCGAACTCGCTCACCACCGCGCAGGTCACCTCGATGCGCAAGGACGCGATCGAGGAGCTTTTGGTGGCATACCCGGTGATTTCGGCGTTCTCGCCGACGACGTCGCCGGACGGCACCGGGCATCTGGGCGTGGTGTTCAACTTCTTCGATCCGCATTCGTGCACGAAGGGGTACGAGGGCACGAAACAGCGTCCGGCCAACGACACCAGCGAAGCGCCGGTCAACATGAACGCTTACTGCGCGGAGCCGCCCGGCAGCCCGACTGAGGTGCGGGGTGCGCAAAACGCGCCGTACGCGGGGAAGCCGCCCGCGATTCCGGCCGCGCCCAAGGCTTCCGCGCCTTCGGATCAAGGTTCGCAGCAGCAGTTGCCGGGCCTGTTGGGGCAGTTGACCGCGCCGCTGAAGGGCGGGCTCGGGGCGTTGCTGGGCGGTTCGTGA